AAGTGATATTCACAATCACAAAACAAACCAAAGGAGATATACGGGTGCTATTCCTCAACTAGCATTCTTTACTCGCCTCAACATTCCTCTGTTTTCTCGGAGACTGATTGAATCTGACATGGTGGCCTTTTAGTTTCGAAATCATCTCTTCGAAGATCGCATGGATTAAGCAGTGATCACAACCACCATACCATCAAAATGGCCGGTGCTGAAATCATCTCACACTTTCTGCAACCGGTGTCTTGGGGCATCAAGCAGTGTGCCCAACAAGATTACTTCTTTGTGAAAGTAATAGCTGCCTCCTCCTCCATTcctctcatatatatatatatatatttaagagATACCTTGGAAAGTCTAGCGCTTGATACAACAGAGTCATTCCAACAAGTTTCACCAATTTCGTAGCGGAATACATTCATGCAACATTATTGAATAAATACAGATATAGAGAAATTGCAATACACAAGTATTTGGAGGGGTGACGTTGCCGATTATATGGCATGCCTCTTGCTTATGAGAATTGCTGCCCGCCAGGATCGCGATCGGCAAAATAAGGTCACAAGACAAGCATGCAAAGCTTGTCGACTTCATCTGGATACAGGAGGTGGCGCAGGACTGCAGAGCCAACCTGGATGAACCCTGCCTCAAAATCTTGATGGTGGATACAGAGGCACACCCCCGACAAAGTGATGGGAGATACGAGCAAATCGGTGTTGTACGATGCGTGCTTGTTGGCCAAAGGATTGATAACAATCCTGAGTGAAGATCGGAGGAGGACGGTGGTGAGCAGGGTCCGGGTGGAGTGGAAATGATGTCATATGCAGCAGCAAGCCATTGCAGAGCAGATGCACATTCCCGGCTGCTCAGTAAAGGAGGTGCGCTTGTAACTTCAGTTTGGCTCTTGATGGCTGAATCTTACTAGACCCGAATACAGCGAGACATCTTCAGTCTGAGAATGTGAAATTCATAGCGAATACAGCCATGAGACGCCTAAGTCAACACAATGAAGGCGCGAGATAATGCAAATCGTTAAAAAATCGGCTCATGAGATGGCGAGTTTCCTTCTGCTTCATGTTCAACCATGTGAGCCGTTCAATGCCGCAATCCCTTCTGCTTGAAAAGGCTCACATCGAGTATGCTTTCTAATCACGTGCCCTTTCGTTAGTTCATGAATTTGTTGCTCGAAAAGAGTTGATAGGATTCGAGTTTCAGCATAATGCCGGTCTTCGCGTTAATTTTGAATGAATGAGCTTGTTATCCATGTTAATAGGAAATGCTTCACAAGTAAGAAGCTGGTCTCTCTAGTAcagctccctccctccctccctccctccctctctctctctcagcatgAAGCACAGGAGTTTTCAAATTCATCTTCGAGAAAACGAGACTGTAGCAACagtgaaggaggagaaaacAGAGTATTCTCCAGTTAGGAAAAAGAAATCCCTTCAAATAACCTTAACAAAGTGTCCGATAAAGGGTGACAAATTCACAAACTTGCTTTAGCCAAGCTTGGCAAGAACATCATTAAGGCTAGATACAGTCTCAGCATAGTATTTCTCCGCTTGCGGGGTGCTCTTGATCTTCGCCGCATGGTCCAACTGCTCGGAAAAGCACACAGAAATCGAAAATCGCATCAGTCAGATAATTTCCTAGGCTAACCGAATGAGCAAGACATGTTTCAAGATGTTTTTCCTGTCGGACTCACATTGCTGATGGTCTGGAAGAGCTTGCCGGTGAGTTCCTTGAGCGACTTCTTCTCCCCCTTGGGCTTCGCGGCGATGACAGTGTTGAGGTCGTAGCGGAGGTACTCGGCCCTGAGGCGGAGATCGTTCTGGACGTACGGCCACGCCTTCTTGTCTATGAACGACTTCACGTTGACGATTTCCTTGGCCGACTCCTTCGCCCTGGCTGCCGCCTGTGCCGGGGTCAGGGGCTGAATGAAGAATCTGTCCTTCAACGGAAGGTCGAGATCTCTTGGCTCATCAGAGTTCAGGGTTCCAGCTACATCAAGAGAAGGGATTCCACAACTTTGAATTCTACAGTTCTTCATTATACTTGCATTCTATAGTTCCTCAAGGttaaagagaaaacaaaatctcTCTGAACAATTCAGTCACTGTTCCAGCAAAAGGCAGGAGACTTACACAGTCCGCCGGACGGCGGGGGAGGCCCGCCCACCTTGATCGCCCTGACTTCGGCCCACACTGCTTGGACAAAAGAACCCGAAGCCAAAGCGGTGGCAACCAGACCGAGGACTGCCCTCCGGCTACTAGTCTCGGCATCGGCCGAACCCTGTTGAGCTCTAATGCTGAAGCCAGGCCTGGCCAAGCCGACCCGGTTTCCGCCGCCGATGCTCAGGCGGGTCGAGCCGCCGCTAAACTGGAGGCTGCCTTCCAGCACGGCCTGAGAGGAGCCACGTAAGCCAGCCATCAACGCCACAGCTTGGGCCATATTCACCTTCGATACCGATTCTCAAGTGCTGTTGCTGGGCAAGCTTTGATTCAGgaaggaaaatatatttctgCGAATCGGATGAAGTTTCTTGGATCGGCCATGAGGTTGTGTGGTGCGAAATGATCTGGGGACACCACCTTATCTGCCATTTTCCTGCTTGGATAACTTGGATATGGTCCTGGCCACTCCCCCGCTGCCACGTGGATTACGTGCGGGTTTTAATTTGACAGGTAGGATTGGGTTGGGACAATGGGCTGCTTGTATTTCGACACGTGGACTGGGGGATCGATTTTGGTTCAGGGCATCAAACAGCAAGAACCGTGAATTTTGCTTTCATGATCTCTTATGCTGATCGTGTCACTATCAGTAGTCTTTCCCCACGTCTTTGCACGGGAGCTGCTACTATGACAGTACCGTCGTTATTTCCGACTccacgattttttaattaataagtgttttatgtaaaatacgCGGTGATGATATGTAGATTTATGATAAAAATAACTGTCATGAAAGCATTTCCATTCTTGCACCAGCCATATGATGTTCTTAAATTGTTCCTTTTTTCAGAAGATATCTTATCAATTTCTACTCACAAATGAAATTGGGTAACTGGGTCAGAAACGTAAATTGCATTTTATGCAGTGGGCTATCTGATCTATGCAGAAGCAGGCCAATTAAATCTTACATGCGAGATTCACGTGAAATTCTAATAGGGAATTTGCCTTGGGAAGAGGGAAAATATGAAACTCTTTTACAATTGTCATTAATAATATCGAATGTCTGTCGTACTAGGATGAAATTGGAGATGGGCTAATGCCAGGACAAAAACAGCTGTGCCCTGTAGCTTCATTTGATGGACAAAAATTGTATTTAAATGGCTGATGGTACCTAGTACTAATACCTATCCAAAAAACAACATAAATGATGTGAAATACTTTCAACTCTCTTTGCTTGCAAATAAGATGGGGAACACTGCTTAACTCATGGATACATAATTGAAATACACCGAGATAATAAAATCTATCTTGTGATTTTTCACCGAACTAAACTTGAATCTTGAATCTCAAAAACAAGACAAGGCCTCGAAGCACACATTCATCAAATTCTATCATCAACTTCTAAAAGAGTTCGCACGCAATTCGAGACACACCCTAACAAAATTTATTAGGAATTGAATGGCATTCTTACATTTCAACGcaagaaaaagtaaatacatAAGTGGAGAAACCAATCGTTCCAAAAGTTAGACGGCTggtttatcaaaatcaattttgcaaaGTGATGTATGTAATGGGCTTCCGCTGAATGCTTGAAAGTGATTTGCTCATTATCTAGGTATCCACTTTATTACATGACAAATCAGTTTGCCTGATCCGAGCAATTGTTTCATTAGCCAACGTATTAGTCACGACACATTTAAGGATAGACACATGCAAGTGGGCCATGGGGCCCAtcaaagaagatgaagtggGCCATGGGCCAGATGAGGACACATTCAAGTGGGCCATG
The sequence above is drawn from the Rhodamnia argentea isolate NSW1041297 chromosome 9, ASM2092103v1, whole genome shotgun sequence genome and encodes:
- the LOC115739779 gene encoding oxygen-evolving enhancer protein 3-2, chloroplastic-like; translation: MAQAVALMAGLRGSSQAVLEGSLQFSGGSTRLSIGGGNRVGLARPGFSIRAQQGSADAETSSRRAVLGLVATALASGSFVQAVWAEVRAIKVGGPPPPSGGLSGTLNSDEPRDLDLPLKDRFFIQPLTPAQAAARAKESAKEIVNVKSFIDKKAWPYVQNDLRLRAEYLRYDLNTVIAAKPKGEKKSLKELTGKLFQTISNLDHAAKIKSTPQAEKYYAETVSSLNDVLAKLG